One Miscanthus floridulus cultivar M001 chromosome 11, ASM1932011v1, whole genome shotgun sequence DNA window includes the following coding sequences:
- the LOC136493289 gene encoding adenosine kinase 2-like — protein sequence MASSGYEGILLGMGNPLLDISAGVDDGFLAKYDVKPGNAILAEDKHLPMYDELASRSNVQYIAGGATQNSIRVAQWMLQIPGATSYIGCIGKDKFGEEMKKNAQAAGINAHYYEDENAPTGTCAVCVVGGERSLIANLSAANCYKSEHLKKPENWALVEKAKYIYIAGFFLTVSPDSIQLVAEHAAATNKVFMMNLSAAFICEFYRDAQEKALLYVDHIFGNETEARTFAKVRGWETENVEEIALKISQLPKASGTHKRITVITQGRDPVVVADDGKVKTFPVILLPKEKLVDTNGAGDAFVGGFLSQLVQEKSIDECVRAAFYAANVIIQRSGCSYPEKPDFN from the exons ATGGCCAGCAGCGGCTACGAGGGGATCCTCCTGGGGATGGGGAACCCCCTCCTCGACATCTCCGCTGGCGTCGACGATGGCTTCCTCGCCAA GTATGATGTGAAGCCGGGCAATGCCATTCTTGCTGAGGACAAGCATTTGCCAAT GTATGATGAATTGGCTAGCAGGAGCAATGTTCAATACATTGCTGGAG GAGCCACTCAAAACTCTATCAGGGTTGCCCAA TGGATGCTTCAAATTCCTGGTGCAACAAGTTACATAGGTTGCATTGGGAAGGATAAGTTTGGTGAGGAGATGAAAAAAAATGCACAAGCTGCTGGTATTAAT GCCCATTATTATGAGGATGAGAATGCTCCAACAGGCACATGTGCTGTCTGTGTTGTTGGTGGAGAAAG GTCACTTATTGCAAACTTGTCTGCGGCAAACTGCTACAAGTCTGAACATCTGAAGAAACCAGAGAATTGGGCACTTG TTGAGAAGGCAAAATATATTTACATTGCTGGATTTTTCCTTACGGTGTCCCCGGATTCTATTCAACTTGTTGCTGAGCATGCTGCTGCAACTAACAAG GTGTTTATGATGAACCTTTCTGCTGCCTTTATCTGCGAATTTTACCGTGATGCCCAGGAGAAAGCTCTTCT GTACGTGGACCACATCTTTGGAAATGAAACTGAGGCGAGGACCTTTGCTAAAGTTCGTGGTTGGGAG ACTGAGAATGTTGAGGAGATTGCTTTGAAGATCTCACAATTACCGAAGGCTTCAGGAACACACAAGAGGATTACTGTGATCACTCAAGGTCGTGATCCAGTAGTTGTCGCTGATGATGGAAAG GTGAAGACTTTCCCTGTGATCCTCTTGCCCAAGGAGAAGCTTGTTGACACCAATGGTGCAG GTGATGCCTTCGTTGGAGGCTTCCTATCTCAGTTGGTTCAAGAGAAGAGCATTGATGAGTGTGTCAGAGCTGCCTTTTACGCCGCCAATGTTATCATCCAACGTTCTGGCTGCAGTTACCCTGAGAAGCCTGACTTCAACTAG